The Accipiter gentilis chromosome 19, bAccGen1.1, whole genome shotgun sequence genome has a window encoding:
- the TSKU gene encoding tsukushi isoform X2, producing MQFLAWFNLLLLLPCFGTTKTCFPGCHCEVESFGLFDSFSLTKVDCSGIGSHIVPVPIPLDTSYLDLSSNKLETINESMLTGPGYTTLVSLDLSYNKIAKISSTTFSRLRYLESLDLSHNSLEVLPEDCFSSSPLGDIDLSNNKLLDIAMDVFASKGQGKPLNVDLSNNMLSTVTRHREKSIPNIQNLNLSENRLMSVPNLQGIPLRYLNLDGNPLVKIEKGDFTGLKDLIHLSLSGLRGFGGFSPYSFKELPALQVLDLSSNPDLKSLTAEVIFGLNSLQELNLSGTGVSSLPKTVLKYLPSIKSITLRKNIQCLKTIKEGQYHRQIGLTKKEVLSCHDSHGSVAAAPYVS from the coding sequence ATGCAGTTCCTAGCCTGGTTcaatttgctgcttctccttccttgcttCGGTACCACCAAAACCTGCTTCCCCGGCTGCCACTGCGAAGTGGAAAGCTTTGGTCTCTTTGACAGCTTTAGCCTGACCAAGGTGGACTGCAGTGGAATAGGCTCACACATTGTTCCTGTCCCAATCCCTCTGGATACCTCCTACTTGGATCTATCATCAAACAAACTGGAAACAATCAATGAATCGATGCTTACTGGCCCTGGATACACCACCTTGGTGAGCCTCGACCTGAGCTACAATAAAATTGCCAAGATTTCCTCCACAACCTTCTCCAGGCTTCGGTACCTGGAGTCCTTGGATCTGAGTCATAACTCTCTGGAAGTCCTTCCAGAGGACTGTTTCTCCAGTTCTCCTCTGGGCGACATAGATTTGAGCAATAACAAGCTTTTGGATATAGCAATGGACGTTTTTGCTTCAAAAGGTCAAGGAAAACCCCTGAATGTGGATCTGTCCAATAATATGCTCAGCACAGTTACGAGGCACCGTGAAAAGAGCATCCCCAACATCCAGAacttaaatctttctgaaaacaggctaATGTCTGTGCCAAACCTTCAAGGCATTCCTCTCCGATACTTAAATCTTGATGGGAACCCTCTAGTCAAGATTGAGAAAGGAGACTTCACGGGGCTGAAAGATTTGATTCATTTATCCCTCAGTGGCCTGCGTGGCTTTGGAGGGTTTTCTCCTTACAGCTTCAAGGAACTACCAGCCCTCCAAGTTTTGGATTTATCCAGCAATCCTGACCTGAAGTCACTGACTGCTGAAGTTATCTTTGGTCTGAACTCCCTACAAGAGCTCAACCTCTCCGGGACAGGCGTGTCATCCTTGCCAAAGACTGTGCTGAAATACCTACCTTCCATCAAAAGCATCACCTTGAGGAAGAACATACAGTGTCTTAAGACCATCAAAGAAGGACAGTACCACCGGCAAATTGGGCTGACCAAAAAAGAGGTCCTCAGTTGCCACGACAGCCACGGGTCCGTAGCAGCAGCCCCTTACGTTTCGTGA
- the TSKU gene encoding tsukushi isoform X1: MLEGLGGSLIGKNILCSPNPAANSSVCHPGARQSRKKRSTMQFLAWFNLLLLLPCFGTTKTCFPGCHCEVESFGLFDSFSLTKVDCSGIGSHIVPVPIPLDTSYLDLSSNKLETINESMLTGPGYTTLVSLDLSYNKIAKISSTTFSRLRYLESLDLSHNSLEVLPEDCFSSSPLGDIDLSNNKLLDIAMDVFASKGQGKPLNVDLSNNMLSTVTRHREKSIPNIQNLNLSENRLMSVPNLQGIPLRYLNLDGNPLVKIEKGDFTGLKDLIHLSLSGLRGFGGFSPYSFKELPALQVLDLSSNPDLKSLTAEVIFGLNSLQELNLSGTGVSSLPKTVLKYLPSIKSITLRKNIQCLKTIKEGQYHRQIGLTKKEVLSCHDSHGSVAAAPYVS, from the coding sequence GTCAACAATGCAGTTCCTAGCCTGGTTcaatttgctgcttctccttccttgcttCGGTACCACCAAAACCTGCTTCCCCGGCTGCCACTGCGAAGTGGAAAGCTTTGGTCTCTTTGACAGCTTTAGCCTGACCAAGGTGGACTGCAGTGGAATAGGCTCACACATTGTTCCTGTCCCAATCCCTCTGGATACCTCCTACTTGGATCTATCATCAAACAAACTGGAAACAATCAATGAATCGATGCTTACTGGCCCTGGATACACCACCTTGGTGAGCCTCGACCTGAGCTACAATAAAATTGCCAAGATTTCCTCCACAACCTTCTCCAGGCTTCGGTACCTGGAGTCCTTGGATCTGAGTCATAACTCTCTGGAAGTCCTTCCAGAGGACTGTTTCTCCAGTTCTCCTCTGGGCGACATAGATTTGAGCAATAACAAGCTTTTGGATATAGCAATGGACGTTTTTGCTTCAAAAGGTCAAGGAAAACCCCTGAATGTGGATCTGTCCAATAATATGCTCAGCACAGTTACGAGGCACCGTGAAAAGAGCATCCCCAACATCCAGAacttaaatctttctgaaaacaggctaATGTCTGTGCCAAACCTTCAAGGCATTCCTCTCCGATACTTAAATCTTGATGGGAACCCTCTAGTCAAGATTGAGAAAGGAGACTTCACGGGGCTGAAAGATTTGATTCATTTATCCCTCAGTGGCCTGCGTGGCTTTGGAGGGTTTTCTCCTTACAGCTTCAAGGAACTACCAGCCCTCCAAGTTTTGGATTTATCCAGCAATCCTGACCTGAAGTCACTGACTGCTGAAGTTATCTTTGGTCTGAACTCCCTACAAGAGCTCAACCTCTCCGGGACAGGCGTGTCATCCTTGCCAAAGACTGTGCTGAAATACCTACCTTCCATCAAAAGCATCACCTTGAGGAAGAACATACAGTGTCTTAAGACCATCAAAGAAGGACAGTACCACCGGCAAATTGGGCTGACCAAAAAAGAGGTCCTCAGTTGCCACGACAGCCACGGGTCCGTAGCAGCAGCCCCTTACGTTTCGTGA